One region of Verrucomicrobiia bacterium genomic DNA includes:
- a CDS encoding alpha/beta hydrolase: MRNAVVTLVALLVLVANAHAGLEVIRNVEYGKGGGHSLLLDIVRPNPLPTNATPAVIFIHGGAWRGGDKNHAPTRFLAERGYFVASINYRLSGEAPFPAAVEDCKCAVRWLRSNAAKYNVDPDGIGVWGASAGGHLAEFLGTTTDDPRYEGTGGWTNASSRVSAVVSFFGPSDFTAGIGKFRNADGSRGNYEVVKFLGGLPADKPDVYRDASPLTHVDKMSAPMLLVHGDQDPVVPLEQSTRMANALREAGVNVKFIVVTNGVHGFLLNQVMPISPRRAEIQKAVVEWFDTHLRK; the protein is encoded by the coding sequence ATGCGTAACGCCGTTGTCACTCTTGTCGCGCTGCTCGTTCTCGTTGCGAATGCACACGCGGGTCTCGAAGTGATTCGCAACGTCGAATACGGTAAAGGCGGCGGTCATTCGTTACTGTTGGACATCGTTCGTCCAAATCCTCTGCCCACCAACGCCACGCCCGCCGTCATTTTCATCCACGGAGGCGCGTGGCGAGGTGGCGACAAGAACCATGCACCAACTCGCTTTCTTGCCGAGCGCGGGTACTTCGTGGCGAGCATCAACTACCGGCTCAGTGGCGAAGCGCCCTTCCCGGCCGCGGTCGAAGACTGCAAATGCGCCGTGCGCTGGCTGCGCTCCAACGCCGCGAAATACAACGTCGACCCGGACGGCATCGGCGTGTGGGGCGCATCCGCGGGTGGCCATCTGGCGGAGTTTCTCGGCACGACAACTGACGACCCGCGCTACGAAGGAACTGGCGGCTGGACAAATGCATCGAGTCGGGTCAGCGCGGTGGTGAGCTTCTTCGGGCCGAGCGATTTTACTGCCGGGATCGGTAAGTTTCGAAATGCCGACGGCTCGCGAGGAAATTACGAAGTGGTCAAGTTCCTCGGCGGCCTGCCGGCCGACAAACCCGATGTTTATCGCGATGCGAGTCCCTTGACACACGTCGACAAGATGTCCGCGCCCATGCTGCTCGTGCACGGGGACCAGGATCCGGTCGTGCCGCTGGAGCAGTCCACACGAATGGCGAACGCGCTCCGAGAGGCCGGTGTGAACGTGAAGTTCATTGTCGTTACCAACGGCGTCCATGGTTTTCTTCTCAACCAGGTAATGCCCATCTCACCCAGGCGCGCTGAAATCCAGAAGGCCGTCGTGGAATGGTTCGACACGCATCTAAGGAAATGA
- a CDS encoding GxxExxY protein translates to MDDGKILYRELSFKIIGCALDVHKALGPGFPEAVYERALELELRKKELAYERQKVFRVTYDDKPVGDFRADFVVDGKVILELKAVSEMPSVFERQLHSYLQVSKLRLGILVNFGKGKLESKRIVY, encoded by the coding sequence ATGGATGACGGGAAGATTCTGTATCGCGAATTGTCTTTCAAGATCATCGGTTGCGCCTTGGATGTTCACAAGGCTCTCGGCCCGGGATTTCCTGAAGCGGTATATGAGCGGGCATTGGAACTGGAGCTCCGAAAGAAGGAACTCGCGTATGAACGCCAAAAGGTATTTCGGGTCACGTATGACGACAAACCAGTTGGCGATTTCCGCGCCGACTTCGTTGTCGATGGCAAGGTGATCCTCGAATTGAAAGCAGTCTCTGAAATGCCGTCGGTTTTTGAACGTCAGTTGCATTCGTATTTGCAGGTCAGCAAGTTGCGGTTGGGCATTCTCGTTAATTTTGGGAAGGGGAAACTTGAATCGAAGCGAATCGTTTATTAG
- the purQ gene encoding phosphoribosylformylglycinamidine synthase subunit PurQ, which translates to MKFGVIQFPGSNCDQDAYHALADILGQPTRYIWHKDTTLGDVDCVVVPGGFSYGDYLRTGAIARFSPAMKAVIAHAESGGLVIGICNGFQILCEAHLLPGALIRNRGLKFRCEHVHVRVETTNSPFTNAGRKGQVLRIPIAHGEGNYFAEPSVIEQLQREDRILLRYCAKDGAITAAANPNGSLDNIAGICNKARNVFGLMPHPERASELLLGSEDGRLIFESILRTPVHA; encoded by the coding sequence ATGAAGTTCGGAGTGATACAATTCCCCGGCAGCAATTGCGATCAAGACGCCTATCACGCCTTGGCAGATATTCTTGGCCAACCCACCCGTTACATCTGGCACAAGGATACGACGTTGGGCGATGTTGACTGCGTCGTCGTCCCCGGTGGGTTCAGTTACGGTGACTACCTGCGCACGGGCGCCATCGCGCGTTTCTCGCCGGCGATGAAGGCGGTGATCGCGCATGCGGAGTCGGGTGGCCTCGTGATCGGCATCTGCAACGGTTTTCAGATACTCTGCGAAGCGCATCTGTTGCCCGGCGCGCTGATTCGTAATCGCGGGCTCAAGTTTCGTTGCGAACACGTCCACGTGCGGGTCGAGACGACAAATTCGCCTTTCACCAACGCTGGCCGCAAGGGTCAGGTCTTGCGCATCCCAATCGCGCATGGAGAAGGTAACTATTTCGCCGAGCCCTCTGTAATTGAGCAACTCCAGCGCGAAGACCGCATCCTCCTCCGCTACTGCGCGAAAGACGGCGCGATCACCGCCGCCGCCAACCCGAACGGCTCGCTCGACAACATCGCCGGTATCTGCAACAAAGCCCGCAATGTCTTCGGCCTCATGCCGCACCCCGAACGCGCCAGCGAACTCCTCCTCGGCAGCGAAGACGGACGGCTGATTTTCGAAAGCATTCTGCGCACGCCCGTTCATGCGTAA
- a CDS encoding ABC transporter permease yields the protein MHPTIRRVFNAQQSGLILVILLLGAVLTVFAGSHVDRMTGRSVNNFLNFYTLTQTATDASFFAIMAVGATMVIISGGIDLSVGSIYALAGTTMALALRSWQFSNPFVTVVAALTLCLGIGLLCGLANGAMVVGLRVHPFIITLGMMWVLRGIAFVTSKAESILVPDALTSVVKTTFGSDSALYPVPMLVMIAVTALGAVYLSRTVMGRHIYAIGGNAEASRYSGLRLGRILIGVYALSGLTAGIAAYVGISYYGSATCGDATGYELYVIASAVVGGASLSGGKGSAINAMLGAILIVLIRQAIRQLHFDQNYEWIIIGCAIVVAVVLDQLNTRLTAKRLMKV from the coding sequence ATGCACCCGACGATTCGCCGCGTTTTCAATGCCCAGCAGTCTGGTTTGATATTGGTGATCCTGCTATTGGGAGCCGTGCTGACCGTTTTTGCCGGGTCGCACGTGGACCGCATGACGGGGCGGTCGGTCAACAATTTCCTCAATTTCTACACGCTCACGCAGACGGCGACGGACGCGAGTTTCTTCGCGATCATGGCGGTCGGGGCGACGATGGTGATCATCTCGGGCGGCATCGATCTGTCCGTAGGCTCCATTTATGCGCTGGCGGGGACAACGATGGCGCTGGCGTTGCGGTCGTGGCAATTCTCGAACCCGTTTGTGACCGTGGTGGCGGCATTGACGTTGTGCCTGGGGATCGGTCTGCTGTGCGGGCTGGCCAACGGCGCGATGGTGGTCGGGCTGCGGGTCCATCCGTTCATCATTACCCTTGGGATGATGTGGGTGCTTCGGGGCATTGCGTTCGTCACGAGCAAGGCGGAAAGCATCCTCGTGCCGGACGCGCTGACCAGCGTGGTCAAGACGACCTTTGGCTCGGACTCGGCCCTTTATCCCGTGCCGATGCTGGTGATGATCGCGGTCACGGCGCTCGGGGCGGTTTACCTGTCGCGAACGGTGATGGGCCGGCACATCTACGCGATTGGCGGCAATGCGGAGGCAAGCCGCTACTCAGGGCTGCGGTTGGGAAGAATTCTTATCGGCGTGTACGCGCTGTCGGGCCTGACGGCCGGCATCGCGGCATATGTGGGCATCAGTTATTATGGCTCGGCGACATGCGGGGATGCAACGGGGTACGAGTTGTATGTGATCGCTTCGGCGGTGGTCGGCGGCGCGAGCCTGAGCGGCGGCAAAGGCAGCGCGATCAACGCCATGCTGGGCGCGATCCTCATCGTGCTGATTCGGCAGGCGATCCGCCAATTGCATTTCGACCAGAATTACGAATGGATCATCATCGGCTGCGCGATTGTGGTTGCGGTGGTGCTCGATCAATTGAATACGCGACTAACGGCAAAACGTCTAATGAAAGTATAG
- the purS gene encoding phosphoribosylformylglycinamidine synthase subunit PurS, with amino-acid sequence MKAKIIVMPKKTVLDPQGKTVKHALESMNFSGIKDVRVGKFMEIELEGGNKAELQKKIDEACHKLLSNPVIEEYTFEVHE; translated from the coding sequence GTGAAGGCGAAGATCATCGTCATGCCGAAGAAGACAGTGCTCGATCCGCAAGGCAAGACCGTCAAGCACGCGCTCGAATCGATGAACTTCAGCGGCATCAAGGACGTGCGCGTCGGTAAATTCATGGAGATCGAACTCGAGGGTGGCAACAAAGCCGAGTTGCAAAAGAAAATCGACGAAGCCTGCCACAAACTCCTGAGTAATCCGGTCATTGAAGAATACACATTCGAGGTACACGAATAG
- the purB gene encoding adenylosuccinate lyase: MIRRYSREEMREIWTEESKFSIWLQIEILACEARKIPAKDLATIKRRAKFDVKRIAEIERTTNHDVVAFTTNVAEHVGPASRHIHEGLTSSDVVDTALAVQMAQSADILIDDVRKLRTVIAKKAKKYKFVPMVGRTHGVHAEPTTFGLKMALMYEEFGRALERLVLAREIVAVGKLSGAVGTYAHLSPRVEAYVCKKLGLEADPISTQIVQRDRHAEFMSAIALVGCSIDRWALEFRHLQRTEVLEAEEFFAEGQKGSSAMPHKRNPITCERLCGLARVLRGNALAAMENVALWHERDISHSSVERIILPDSTTLLDYMLVTLTNVVDKLLVYPARMKSNLDLSKGLIYSQGILLALTKKGLTREKAYALVQRNAMKTWAGPGTFKDSLLKDAEVLKHLTRREIEAAFDLKIHLHQVDAVFKKVGIK, translated from the coding sequence ATGATTCGCCGGTACAGCCGCGAGGAGATGCGCGAGATTTGGACGGAGGAGAGCAAGTTCTCCATCTGGCTCCAGATCGAGATTCTCGCATGCGAGGCACGCAAGATTCCCGCAAAAGACCTTGCGACTATCAAGCGCCGCGCGAAATTCGACGTCAAACGCATCGCCGAGATCGAGCGCACGACCAACCACGATGTCGTCGCGTTTACCACCAATGTCGCCGAACACGTCGGCCCGGCTTCGCGTCATATCCACGAAGGGCTCACGTCATCCGATGTTGTCGATACCGCTCTGGCGGTACAAATGGCGCAGTCGGCGGACATTCTCATCGACGACGTGCGCAAACTGCGCACGGTCATCGCGAAGAAGGCGAAGAAATACAAATTCGTCCCCATGGTCGGGCGCACCCACGGCGTCCACGCCGAACCGACCACGTTCGGGTTGAAGATGGCGCTGATGTACGAGGAATTCGGGCGCGCCCTCGAACGGCTCGTGTTGGCCCGCGAAATTGTCGCCGTCGGCAAACTTTCCGGCGCGGTCGGTACCTACGCGCACCTGAGTCCGCGCGTCGAGGCCTACGTCTGCAAGAAACTCGGTCTGGAGGCCGACCCGATTTCCACACAGATCGTCCAGCGCGACCGCCACGCCGAATTCATGAGCGCCATCGCGCTCGTCGGGTGTTCCATCGACCGCTGGGCGTTGGAGTTCCGCCACCTGCAACGCACCGAGGTGCTCGAAGCCGAGGAATTTTTCGCGGAAGGCCAGAAGGGCAGCAGCGCCATGCCGCACAAACGCAACCCGATCACCTGCGAACGGCTCTGCGGTCTCGCCCGCGTCCTGCGCGGCAACGCGCTCGCGGCCATGGAAAACGTCGCCCTCTGGCACGAACGCGACATCTCCCACAGCAGCGTCGAACGCATCATCCTGCCCGACTCAACCACGTTGCTCGACTACATGCTCGTCACGCTCACGAACGTGGTGGACAAGCTGTTGGTCTATCCCGCGCGCATGAAGTCGAATCTCGACCTGAGCAAAGGCCTGATCTATTCGCAAGGCATCCTGCTGGCGCTCACGAAAAAAGGACTGACCCGCGAGAAAGCCTACGCCCTCGTCCAACGCAACGCGATGAAGACGTGGGCCGGCCCCGGGACATTCAAAGATTCCCTGCTCAAAGACGCGGAAGTATTGAAACATCTGACGCGGCGCGAAATCGAAGCCGCGTTCGATCTGAAGATTCATTTACACCAGGTCGACGCCGTCTTTAAGAAAGTCGGGATTAAGTGA